Within the Miscanthus floridulus cultivar M001 chromosome 2, ASM1932011v1, whole genome shotgun sequence genome, the region CCTCTAcagcagccccacatgtcagtgtggGTTTGCGGGTGCGAGCATGCTATTTTCTTACCCGTCTAGCTATGCCCATTGGGCACAACTCTGTACCCACACCGATGCCCGCGGGCACAAGTTCACGCCCGTATCTGCGTCCACCGGGTCGGGTGCCTGCGGGTATGCGGGTTTTTTTCTAcacgttgccatctttagtctgGGTCAGCCGATTAGGTTTTTCCGACACACCACGGTCCACGGTAGCGTGTTGTCTCAACATTCACCTAAGCGTCCAATTTCCTGTCACACAAAATAATGATCGGCGGATGTTTATAGTGGCTTGCAAAAGTACTAATGAATGTTGAAGGGTGTATTGTAGAGAGAAAAGCGCTTGGGAGAAGAGGGAGGGAGAAAAACTTTTTTCAAAAAGGAAGCTTTATTAGTTTCAAGAATGTTACATCAAGTGATACAATATCTTGAAATCCTCTCGACCTCTGCCTAAAAAGACACACAACCCAAAgcaagaaatgaaaagaaaaaacaaaaccgGAGCACCCTAATGACTTTCAATCCGTAGACTAGACCACCACCCATGTACCCGAGTAAAAAACTCTTTGGCCACCTACGCCAAGAATTGAGAGGCTGCTACAACCACCTCCTAGGAAGTAGGCTTCTGAAGGATGGACTATGTACGGAGCCATTGCGTAGTTGAGTAAATGATCCGTAAAAAGGAAGGTTGTTTGTTTTTAAATATAACTGCATTTCTGCAGAGCCATAAGGACCAACACATAGTTGCCGCTCCCAAAAGAACTAAAGGTTTTAAGTCTTTTCTAAGCCCATCTAGCCATCTACCGAACATATTGGACACATTGAGAGGTCTAGGGAGACCCTAGGCTGCGTAAACGTTGGCCCAAACCAGGCGTGCAAACCGGTAATCTAAAAACACTGTATCGTTTCATTCTCGTGACAGAAACAATATTGTTTACTACCTTGCCAATTTCATTTGGTTAGATTATCTTGGGTTAGGATGACACCTCTTTGCAAGTACCATTGGAAgattttgatcttcaaaggtgCGTGAGGGAGAAAAACTGGTGTGTGCATTCTCTTTTGGCTTGAAACAGAGTGACATGACCACAAGTGATTAGATATGTGACGAGTGGTAGTCTCAATTTTTTTCTTGCAATGTGAATAAAATTTTACTTTGGGGCTAACACTTATGTAGGTGTGTGTTGCCGCTGTCGTTATAAAGAACATGTGATGTTCTATCGGCGTGCACACATGGGAACCAACGGTGTTTTTTGTCGTGGCTTTGTGGCAGCCTTTTCCTTTTGTGTGAATGCCTTGACTCTCTTCTTGTTGCTGTGGCTGCGATCAAGTTGATCTTGTTTCCTAAATGCTTGTATTATGCTTTTAATGATAAATATAAGTTTTgagttttctttttaaaaaatggCAGATCTTAATGTTTTCTAAAGAAAATGAAACCAGAATGTTCTCCAACCATTTTACCTGTGGTTCTAGGCATATCAGTTTGCCACCATATCAATTTGCAGTTAAAACGTGCGAAATCCCTATATAAGTAAAGAAAACAAGCCAGGCATCCGCATGTTTGGAACACaagagtttttttttcttatttctacattttttctaTGAAAATAAACTGATTTCTACGAAATTCCTACGAAATTCCTACGTGATCTATGTCATGGATCTGTTTTCTTGCTAAATTTTGTTACAAGTGTAGTTTTGGTTTTGCTCACCACACTTTTTGTGGCAGACACAATTTATCTAAAGTTGGACTTGAAAACTATCACCAACCAAACATTGCCAAATCTGAGAGCGCAACTAGCCAACGCGTCATTCGTCATGAACGGTTGAGGGTGCACCACATGCACCCGGGAACGAAAAGAAACCCTGCAAAACTGTACACAAGGCGGATCATATCATAGGTACGCTCTCCTTGATTATTACTATTGAATTTTATATGGGCTAAATTCTTATATGCATAATTTGCGTACACCGAGATGTCGTGGGACCATGGAAGTATGCCGCTAGTACATGGAATGGTCAACTACATTAGTCGGAAATGTATTGAAAAAGTGCAATAAGAGAATTCTTCAaaaactacttcaacagtattTTTCATCGAACagataatgtttttctctcacaataaatcagcataagcatcaacataaactaaatttcagcgaaacgaataggGCCATATCTTCTTGCTGGTAAAAACCGTGAAAGGTACTCGTTTGCTTTCTACAAAAAAGTGTTTACCTCCGTATAAAAAAATCAGAGAATCTAGAAATATATGTTAGGAGAAGCTCTTCTTTCTTATTTTCTATGCTTGGCCTCTCTTTCTGAATTTTAGTTGTTGTTTGGTTCGATATTTTAGGCCTGTATAATTAGTTCACAGCGTTATCTATTACCATCACTTTGTGTTTGGTTCGGTCGGGCTGTAATCTATCACTGCAGGATTAGATACTATCACCGCGGGATTAGATACAGGCATGTGGAAAGACAATCCCGCTCCTCTTCGGGATTTAAGCGATTCCGCTCCCGCTCCTCTCGGCTCTGTAAAGTAGGTTAGCAACCAAACAAAAGTTGTGCTCCTTTACAGTGTACATGTACCACCGCTTGCCCTTGCCAGCACTGAACCAAACAACACCTTATAGTGACTACAGGTACAAATTTATAAAAGAGGCTAAGGAGGTGCTTGGCACGGCTCTTCTTAAATGGCTTTTCTAGAGGAGCTGAACGGCTTCGGCTCttctgttttttactgaaaaacgacTTCTCCAGAAAAACGTTTGGCAGGAATTTTCTGCAAGAGCCAGAGCCGAAGTCAGGAGGAGCCTTGCCAAATGGGTCCGGACGGGAGACAAGGCTACCTCATATCCTAGGTAACTCCGCTCGATTTCGCCTTGCTTTCCTGAGCAAGCCAGATTAGCGCACCTGGATGGCAATTCTCGATGCTTACGCCAAAATACTACCGTCGGAGTTGAGATCGTCACCTTGATCTGGAACAAAGCATGAAAACTGCCCCAAAATACGACCGTGAGAGTTGAGAATTGAGATGGTCGACACGACACACTTTTGCTTTGCTGAGGGCCTGAGGCCTCAGTTTTCACTTGTAACACAGCCACAGAAAAGGGGTTCTTATGTAAGAATGCCACCTCTCATGCTCACCTTGATCTTGCGCCACCCATGTCCGATCGGACGGTTCGCCTCCTCGATCCGAGCCGCGTCCGAGCCGTGCTAACCCTTTGGCAGCACGGTCTGTGCGACTGCCGACTGCGTCCCTTCCTGAACCCTGTGCCACTCACGGGTCACGGTCCTAGCGCCGCCGCGAGACGAGACATGGCGGCCGCGCTCCTGCCGGAGACGGCGCCACGGCTGCTGACTCCTGAGACGCTCCGCACGGCGGCGAAGCAGTCCCAGGGCATCCACCTCGTCCCCCTCTCCCTCCGCCGCGCCATCAAGCACTACCTCTGCGGTAACCGATAGACGCGCCCCGCGCACCACCTGCTCGACTGATTGCCTCCCCTGCTAACCCCCTTTCGCTCAAGCAGACCAGGACAAGGCGCACATGAACCGCAAGGTGCTGCTGCTCTCGGCGTCCTTCGACCGCGCCAAAGGCACCGGCGCCGAGCTCGCCGCGGCCGCCACCCGCAGCGCGCTCCTCGACGACCCCAACGCGCCGTCGGGCGCCGAGCAGCGGGCGGCGCGCTGGAAGGTGCGGTCGGCCTACGGCGATATCGGCCTCCGGTACCGCGAGGACGAGACAGTTGCCTACGTCGCGTCACGCATGCCAGCCATCTACGCCGCGTGCCACCGCGTACTGCGAGAGGTTGCAACCATCAGACCTAACTGCTGTTGTCGTCCTTGATGAGCTGAATTTATTTAATGTAGCACGTTCATGGACTGGTTCGTGGGCTTTGCAGGTTAGGCGGAGGTTGCCAGAATTTGCGCCTGCCAAGGTGTTGGATTTTGGTGCCGGGCCAAGCTCAGCCCTTTGGTAAGGATGTCCTGAATCCTGATTTACATCAGTTATGGCTGGGTTTTTTTACACAGGCTTAATATGTCTATGAGAATGCAGGGCAATGAGGGCAGTGTGGCCAAAATCTATAGAGAGGGTTAACCTGGTCGAGCCTTCCAAGGAAATGCAAAGAGCAGGGCAGAGTCTCCTTGACAGTAAGCTTAGCTCTCACTTTTGCTTACTTGCTGGGATTCATATTCAATTGTCCAATTGATTGGCTGACGCTCAAGTGGCACAAAGTGGTATATGTGTTGCAGCTTGCAAGCATGTAGGAATTTTAGGCTGACTGTAAATAATGCAAATCATAACACAGCCACTGACCGTGCACCATAAAGTTATATAAACTCCACAATGTAAATCTGAGTCTTGCACTTTTATCTGGAAAAGTTCATTATTATTTTTTGTCTTACATGAGCATGGTGCTACTTCAGTGTCATACACTTAAGTGTTAGTTGCTGTattcatatttttttaatttgtgaATTCTGGAATGAATGCTAATTATTACTGTTTATGTGGCAAATGTTTATAGATTTGAAGGGGTTGCCACTTATTCACAGCTATGACAGCATCCAAGAGTTGAACCGCAAAATAGAAAAACATGAACGAGTCCACGATCTTGTAGTATCAGTAAGTTATATTTACTGCTTTGTGGAACTACTTCAGATCAACAGGTCATTTTTATTCAATTTGTTTTTGGTTGGAGATCTTAATGTTTCAACCTTTATTGAATATACTGTCTTCCTTCAACCTACAGTCTTATGCACTTGGCGAGATTCCTTCTTTGAGTGACCGAATCACAATAGTGCGCCAGCTTTGGGACCTGACAAGCGATGTTTTGGTATAATCAAACCTCCACCGCTTTCAATATAGTTGTGTATGTGTGAGTGATAATTTTTCAGCTACTTGTATCTGAAGAAAATAATGTGCATGTTTAGGTTTTATTAGAGCCTGGAACACCTCAAGGAGCAAAGATCATAAGCCAAATGCGCTCTTATATCCTTTGGATGGAAAAAAGAGTATGCTCCACTCACTCAGTGTGTCTACACAAATCTTTCACGTGTTCCCTGGTTATGTACCAGTTTATTTACATAAGTTTTGTGTTCTCCAGAAGTGTCGCAAAATTGAAAAATCCTCAAGCCGTCCTCCAAGTAGCATGAAGAGCATTGTTGCACAAGAAGCCTCGTTGAAAAATGGTTCTTTTGTGGTTGCCCCTGTAAGTTGGAAGCAGAAATACTCATTTTATTTATTTCTCCAATACTACTATTTTCAATTTCGTGAAAGGGCCTCTAGCCTAGTGGTTCTAgtcaatgttttcaagtcgtccgattaatcgcgattagtctTCCTGGTCGGTCCCTGGTATTCGATTAGGAGGACCGACTCGATTAGCTCGACCAGAAAGCTGGTCGTCCGGACAGGGATGACCAGTTTGATTACTCTGTTTTTGGGCCTGTTTAACTGGGCGGACATGTGGGACTATTGAATGTCAATGTTTGTGACTTTGTGTTGAACACTTTAGCTTATTTGTACTGAACTAATTTGGTTATGTAATATGCTGGCTGTGTGGCTGCTATGATCTGCTAAATGTTAGTTATTTTGCTACTGCAGCAGTGCTGCTGTTCAGGTGCTGTGACGTCTAGATGGACGACCAGGGTCGACTAATCGGCCTGGTcgacgactaatcgtgattagtctcctggtcggtcccatggcgactaggttcgacCAGATGACCTGAAAACATTGGTTCTAGTGCCTTAGTATCACCCTAGTggcctgggttcgactccctaTGGGAGTGAATTTCCGGGGCTGGATTGAGAAAAACACCCTTCGCCCCCTGCTGTTCCAGGGATGTACGTAACCTGCAGACATGTCCTAGCTACTCCTGGACATATGCCCTGTGTAGGCAGGGCCTTCGGGGCGTTTTGGGTTGTCTTTTCCCCAGGGCTGAGTTTTTACTAATTTCAATCTCCATCTCAGTGTCCTCATGATGGTCGATGCCCTTTGGAGAATTCAGACAAGTACTGCCACTTTGTCCAGAGATTGGAAAGGACATCATCTCAACGTGCCTACAAGGTCGTCATCTTTTTCTTGGTTATTTGTCATGCTTTGTATGAGAAACAATTTGTCTTACATGATCCGAGTGACTAAAAGGAGTTAAAGAATATCACGGTCCATGCACCACAGATAAAAGATGTGCTGCTGTTGCTCCGTGCTTGCTTTTCATATAATATAGACGTTCATGCATATGCTTTTATGCTCCAGCAAAGATCGCACAGCTTTAAGCTGTATGAGTCGTGGTAGTGTCTGATGCAGGATCCAGAGGGTGTATTAAAATGTGCGCTTTACATTTTTGGGCACAGCATCAGAGTACCTTTTTGAACTTAGTGTAGGCATCTGAAAATATTTTGACCTATTAACAAGACTATTGAACTATGTAGCCATTAGTTTTCTTTATCTCCCTTCTCTTTATATTTGCTGCAGAGGTCAAAAGGTGTGCCTTTACGTGGTTTTGAGGATGAAAAATTTTGCTATGTTGCTTTAAGAAGAGGCAAACGGCCAGAGTAAGAGCTTGACGTTCATATTTTCTAGATTATTTCTTGATCTAAACATTCATTTGTACTAGTACATTTTGTTTAAGTTTCCATGTGATCCTGCATGCTTATGTTCGAATTTAAGTAAGATTCCCTTCTGTATAATAGGGAAGCTTGGCCACTTGATGGCTTGAACTTTGAGAAGCTTAAAGAACGCCATGCCAAAAGAAAGCCAGAAGATCTTATCATTGACTATGGTAATATTTATTCATGATTATTCATCGAGCCCTTTGTATTTGTGGTTTCTGATAATCATGTTTCTGGTTCCTGTTTTTTCTCAGACGATCAATTTCCAAGCGAGGAAGATGAAGAGGTTCCTGTCGATGGTGGGGACAGTCTGGTACCATATGCTTCAGATGAACACGAATTAAGTCTGTTCCATGAAAGTGAAGAAGCAGAGGAGGACGACCAAACGATTCGTGCTGACCTTGGAGGAGGTTGGGGCCGCATTATATACAGCCCCATTCGAAGAGGGAGGCAAGTACAAATGGATGTATGCCGTTCCACCAAACGGGACGCATCCGAAGGCGCATTTGAGCGTGTAGTTGTCACCCGAAGCAAGAACCCAACTTTGCATTTTCAGGCCCGTCGGTCACTTTGGGGCGACCTCTGGCCATTCTAAACGGTAGAATCCTCGAGCTTGGTTAAAGCCGTAATATTGTTATGGAGCTCTGAAACTGTTCAGCGTTGGACTCGGTAGGTGAAAACCTCGATGCGACTTCAGTGAATATTGTGCCAGAAGCCCAGAGCTGATCTCAGCGTGTTCTCTGCCAGATGCGTATTTCTGAAAAAAAATCTCTTCTCGATCTATGGGTCTCACAGGATGTGCCAGAATTCTGACTTCAGAGCTTGGGCAAGCTACTTCATGGCACGCTCTTTGACCACTAATGAAGAGTTAGACCAGCATTGTAATGAGTAATACCCGGTGCATCAGAATACTcacgccttgtttagtttctctcCCTAAGTTTACTTTTTATCACATTGGATGTTTGGacaatatagactaaaaaaataactaattgcacaaattgttactactttgcgagacgaattttttaagtctaatcagtccatgattttgacaatgtggtgctacattaaacatgtgctaatgacggattaactTAATAATTTCGTCTTGTagattactgaggacttctgtaatttattttattattactatctgaACACTCCTATGTCATCCCCATGTGATACCCGATGTGACATCCTTAAACTTTACTCCCTGGATTTACATGGATTTACTCTTCTAGGACCATCTTCATAGACCCGCCTACAATTAAGTTGATGTTTTGTGTTTATTGGTTCCCAAAGTTGTAGTTTCTTCATGGGTCGTAGTTTGGTGCAAGTTATCGTTATTTAAATAACATCTATATTTGTAGTTTGATGAAATTAACTTTAGGTCTCGTGTGGATCCTTgaaattgaattcattttaataatcataatttagatatatattaattaagctaatatgattGTATATAGATTATATTTGTAAATTATTGTTGGCTCTACGAAAGAGATACTTATGTTCTATTTCTTCCGTAGGGGAGCGAGTTGGAGAGTGTGTTATAAGTTGTAAAGTAGAAATATAGAATGGTGATCTATAGAATTAATTTTCATCTCCCactctatgaatttgagatagtcttatatgtgaactttgaaaaTGGTGGAACGTCAAATTCTAAGCTGAATAgtctaatttattaagtagattttaattcctCTAAACTAAAAGATCAAAACGGCTCCTCGTAGTTTTCCATGCTTTTTGCTACTTGATATGACGAATGGTAAAATGTAGATGGGACAGGTGTCAATCTATGTTTCTATGCCTCTACCCTAATATTAAAATCAAAACTATATTCTTCTAATCGCTGAAAGGCTCATAATGTTACATTTATTATTTGGTTTGGATGTTTTTGATCCCGGAGATCCTACTTAAATTTGCATTGCCATATACATGAGGTTTCCTTGGAAGTGGTTAAGGATTTGTCTAGTTGCTAGGTGCTTGTGTCCATGTACATGAGGTTTCTTAAACCCTAATCTCTGTAATATggttttaggccttgtttagttccgcgaaatttgggaatttagttactgtagcattttcgtttttatttggcaattagtgttcaatcatgaactaattagactcaaaacgttcgtctcgcgattttccaccaaactatgcaatttgtttttttttcgtctacatttaatgcttcgtgcacgtatcgtaagattcgatgtaatagctactgtagtacttttttggaaattttttttgaaactaaacaaggccttggt harbors:
- the LOC136539490 gene encoding rsm22-cox11 tandem protein 2, mitochondrial-like; amino-acid sequence: MAAALLPETAPRLLTPETLRTAAKQSQGIHLVPLSLRRAIKHYLCDQDKAHMNRKVLLLSASFDRAKGTGAELAAAATRSALLDDPNAPSGAEQRAARWKVRSAYGDIGLRYREDETVAYVASRMPAIYAACHRVLREVRRRLPEFAPAKVLDFGAGPSSALWAMRAVWPKSIERVNLVEPSKEMQRAGQSLLDNLKGLPLIHSYDSIQELNRKIEKHERVHDLVVSSYALGEIPSLSDRITIVRQLWDLTSDVLVLLEPGTPQGAKIISQMRSYILWMEKRKCRKIEKSSSRPPSSMKSIVAQEASLKNGSFVVAPCPHDGRCPLENSDKYCHFVQRLERTSSQRAYKRSKGVPLRGFEDEKFCYVALRRGKRPEEAWPLDGLNFEKLKERHAKRKPEDLIIDYDDQFPSEEDEEVPVDGGDSLVPYASDEHELSLFHESEEAEEDDQTIRADLGGGWGRIIYSPIRRGRQVQMDVCRSTKRDASEGAFERVVVTRSKNPTLHFQARRSLWGDLWPF